The Glycine soja cultivar W05 chromosome 8, ASM419377v2, whole genome shotgun sequence genome has a window encoding:
- the LOC114423815 gene encoding uncharacterized protein LOC114423815 isoform X2 codes for MKVSAVGTSSVTLSSLFRFESGSVSLLSKSKSSFGVACSLASSSSSSSSPAKALRRILDSPGVHQGPACFDALSAKLVENAGFQFCFSSGFSISAASLALPDTGLISYAEMLHQGQLITQSVSIPVIGDADNGYGNAMNLKRTLKGYIAAGFAGIILEDQVSPKACGHTRGRRVVSREEAVMKIKAAVDARRESGSDIVIVARSDARQAVSLEEALVRSRAFADAGADVLFIDALASREEMKAFCDVSPLVPKMANMLEGGGKTPILNPMELQDIGFKIVAYPLSLIGVSIRAMQDSLTAIRGGRIPPPGSMPSFEEIKDILGFNAYYEEEKRYATTTNPQLSKRDSSRNPFSGIWSRTLRVKITGRDGFERLDLRIPAGFLDGITNIVPALGGINIKELLDDATEEVGGKLLLDFQDRMGDRIQVFLE; via the exons ATGAAGGTTTCAGCGGTTGGCACTAGCAGTGTTACCCTTTCTTCCCTCTTCCGATTTGAATCTGGTTCGGTTTCGCTGTTATCAAAATCCAAATCATCATTTGGCGTAGCATGCTCTttggcttcttcttcttcttcttcttcttcacctgCGAAGGCGCTTCGCAGAATCCTGGACTCCCCAGGGGTCCACCAAGGTCCTGCTTGCTTCGACGCTCTCAGCGCCAAACTCGTTGAGAACGCCGGCTTCCAATTCTGCTTCAGCAGCGGCTTCTCTATTTCCGCCGCCAGCCTCGCCTTGCCCGACACTGGCCTCATCTCTTACGCCGAAATGCTCCATCAGGGACAACTCATCACCCAATCCGTCTCCATTCCCGTCATCGGCGACGCCGACAACGGCTACGGCAATGCCATGAACCTCAAGAGAACTCTCAAGGGATACATCGCAGCCGGATTCGCCGGAATCATTCTCGAAGATCAG gtTTCTCCTAAAGCGTGTGGGCACACGCGCGGGAGGCGAGTGGTTTCTCGAGAAGAGGCGGTGATGAAGATTAAGGCGGCCGTTGATGCGAGGAGAGAGAGCGGTTCCGACATTGTGATTGTGGCGCGCAGTGATGCTCGGCAAGCTGTGTCGTTGGAGGAAGCGCTTGTTAGGTCAAGGGCCTTTGCGGATGCTGGAGCTGATGTTCTTTTCATCGACGCCCTTGCTTCCAGGGAAGAGATGAAGGCTTTCTGCGACGTTTCTCCGCTCGTTCCCAAAATG GCCAATATGCTCGAAGGAGGTGGCAAGACACCCATACTTAATCCTATGGAGCTTCAAgatattggttttaaaattgttGCGTATCCACTTTCCTTGATCGGGGTTTCTATACGAGCAATGCAG GATTCACTCACTGCCATTCGAGGTGGCCGTATTCCTCCTCCCGGAAGCATGCCAtcttttgaagaaattaaggATATCTTAGGTTTCAATGCTTACTATGAAGAAGAGAAGCGTTATGCTACAACCACCAATCCGCAGCTTTCCAAGAGAG ATAGTTCAAGGAACCCTTTTTCTGGTATCTGGTCTCGAACTCTCAGAGTAAAAATAACTGGCAGAGATGGATTTGAGAGACTTGATCTTAGGATTCCT GCTGGGTTTCTGGATGGAATCACAAACATAGTTCCTG CTTTGGGTGGCATAAACATCAAAGAGCTTTTAGATGATGCTACTGAGGAAGTTGGGGGGAAACTCTTGTTAGATTTTCAAGACAGGATGGGTGACAGAATTCAAGTATTTCTGGAGTGA
- the LOC114423815 gene encoding uncharacterized protein LOC114423815 isoform X1, giving the protein MKVSAVGTSSVTLSSLFRFESGSVSLLSKSKSSFGVACSLASSSSSSSSPAKALRRILDSPGVHQGPACFDALSAKLVENAGFQFCFSSGFSISAASLALPDTGLISYAEMLHQGQLITQSVSIPVIGDADNGYGNAMNLKRTLKGYIAAGFAGIILEDQVSPKACGHTRGRRVVSREEAVMKIKAAVDARRESGSDIVIVARSDARQAVSLEEALVRSRAFADAGADVLFIDALASREEMKAFCDVSPLVPKMANMLEGGGKTPILNPMELQDIGFKIVAYPLSLIGVSIRAMQDSLTAIRGGRIPPPGSMPSFEEIKDILGFNAYYEEEKRYATTTNPQLSKRESSNLYSIQRRDQVDTEQTNQSFKDPIVEVITPDDVYNKYGADSSRNPFSGIWSRTLRVKITGRDGFERLDLRIPAGFLDGITNIVPALGGINIKELLDDATEEVGGKLLLDFQDRMGDRIQVFLE; this is encoded by the exons ATGAAGGTTTCAGCGGTTGGCACTAGCAGTGTTACCCTTTCTTCCCTCTTCCGATTTGAATCTGGTTCGGTTTCGCTGTTATCAAAATCCAAATCATCATTTGGCGTAGCATGCTCTttggcttcttcttcttcttcttcttcttcacctgCGAAGGCGCTTCGCAGAATCCTGGACTCCCCAGGGGTCCACCAAGGTCCTGCTTGCTTCGACGCTCTCAGCGCCAAACTCGTTGAGAACGCCGGCTTCCAATTCTGCTTCAGCAGCGGCTTCTCTATTTCCGCCGCCAGCCTCGCCTTGCCCGACACTGGCCTCATCTCTTACGCCGAAATGCTCCATCAGGGACAACTCATCACCCAATCCGTCTCCATTCCCGTCATCGGCGACGCCGACAACGGCTACGGCAATGCCATGAACCTCAAGAGAACTCTCAAGGGATACATCGCAGCCGGATTCGCCGGAATCATTCTCGAAGATCAG gtTTCTCCTAAAGCGTGTGGGCACACGCGCGGGAGGCGAGTGGTTTCTCGAGAAGAGGCGGTGATGAAGATTAAGGCGGCCGTTGATGCGAGGAGAGAGAGCGGTTCCGACATTGTGATTGTGGCGCGCAGTGATGCTCGGCAAGCTGTGTCGTTGGAGGAAGCGCTTGTTAGGTCAAGGGCCTTTGCGGATGCTGGAGCTGATGTTCTTTTCATCGACGCCCTTGCTTCCAGGGAAGAGATGAAGGCTTTCTGCGACGTTTCTCCGCTCGTTCCCAAAATG GCCAATATGCTCGAAGGAGGTGGCAAGACACCCATACTTAATCCTATGGAGCTTCAAgatattggttttaaaattgttGCGTATCCACTTTCCTTGATCGGGGTTTCTATACGAGCAATGCAG GATTCACTCACTGCCATTCGAGGTGGCCGTATTCCTCCTCCCGGAAGCATGCCAtcttttgaagaaattaaggATATCTTAGGTTTCAATGCTTACTATGAAGAAGAGAAGCGTTATGCTACAACCACCAATCCGCAGCTTTCCAAGAGAG AGAGCAGTAACCTATACAGTATACAACGGCGAGATCAAGTTGATACAGAGCAGACAAATCAAAGTTTCAAAGATCCAATTGTGGAAGTTATAACACCTGATGATGTGTACAATAAATATGGTGCAGATAGTTCAAGGAACCCTTTTTCTGGTATCTGGTCTCGAACTCTCAGAGTAAAAATAACTGGCAGAGATGGATTTGAGAGACTTGATCTTAGGATTCCT GCTGGGTTTCTGGATGGAATCACAAACATAGTTCCTG CTTTGGGTGGCATAAACATCAAAGAGCTTTTAGATGATGCTACTGAGGAAGTTGGGGGGAAACTCTTGTTAGATTTTCAAGACAGGATGGGTGACAGAATTCAAGTATTTCTGGAGTGA
- the LOC114423814 gene encoding clathrin interactor EPSIN 2-like: MKKVIGQTVRDLKREVNKKVLKVPGIEQKVLDATSNEPWGPHGSLLADIAQATRNPHEYQMIMSVIWKRINDTGKNWRHVYKALTVLEYLVAHGSERVIDEIREHAYQISTLSDFQYIDSSGRDQGNNVRKKSQSLVVLVNDKERIIEVRQKAAANRDKFRNSTAGGMYRPGSYSSSGAYGDRYDDDRYGSREEDRNGYGYGKEREWGNRDDDRHGRDGDRYGRDYEDRYGRDGYRDDDYRGRSRSVDYQYDTRSRSSDRDRYDDDGQHSSRGSNAKAEDQSLEARLERKLSEQNMGAPPSYEEAVSESRSPVHSERDVETSAAPAPRDSSPHVNDNPSQTSAPTGSFPVNNNPTEATTAASTAASGAQETEATDDFFDPRGPASAAPATTSNVEMDLLGSLSDSSSSNALSLVPAASATAAPDANAGSTASFAAPPSGSNNFDQSFEDPFGDSPFKAFTSTETAPSQPQTYQSIEPSQSNGLNAETNSNFGFGDSFSVVPYSAPVSSDAQPFSTNSQFPSQDMSSSQPETDILADILPHAPLSEMHSQQNIPVPTDQFSQQPFSAPNGQPGQVQSSFSSPSSQYAQPPFSSHAGQPSLHAFSSPTGQHLQSPFASQGGQPAQSGGMYGGLHSQGGYPTMSPQSQNGYNGHMNSGNFGSTAAFPSHMAPQAPTGQLPQGTNFPHHGGSTAHTAPHLSSYSPTHQASQFNSQSFIGQQGNAAPYSSPITNQPFASNASQSNSLVSQPSKDKFETKSTVWADTLSRGLVNLNISGPKTNPLADIGVDFEAINRKEKRMEKPTTTAVTSTVTMGKAMGSGSGMGRSGAGSLRPPQNPMMGSGMGNGPGVGMGMGGYGGGMNASMGMGMGGMGMGQGYQMQPPTGLPPGSNMPGNYNNSMMGSGSYGQQPYGSYGQQPYGGYR, from the exons ATGAAGAAGGTTATTGGTCAAACTGTTAGGGACCT TAAAAGAGAAGTAAATAAGAAAGTGCTGAAAGTTCCTGGGATTGAACAGAAG GTTCTTGATGCTACCAGCAATGAACCATGGGGTCCTCATGGATCACTTCTTGCAGATATTGCTCAGGCAACCAGAAACCC TCATGAATACCAGATGATCATGTCAGTAATCTGGAAGCGAATTAATGACACTGGCAAGAATTGGCGACATGTCTACAAG GCTTTGACAGTACTAGAGTACTTGGTGGCTCATGGGTCAGAGCGAGTCATAGATGAGATCAGAGAACATGCTTACCAAATATCA ACATTGTCCGATTTTCAATATATTGATTCCAGTGGAAGAGATCAAGGAAACAATGTCAGGAAGAAATCTCAAAGTCTGGTTGTCCTTGTGAATGATAAAGAAAGAATCATAGAAGTTAGGCAGAAGGCTGCTGCTAACAGGGACAA GTTTCGCAACAGTACAGCAGGTGGAATGTATAGACCTGGTTCATATTCAAGCAGTGGAGCCTATGGTGACAGATATGATGATGATCGTTATGGAAGCAGGGAAGAAGATAGAAATGGCTATGGTTATGGAAAGGAAAGAGAATGGGGCAATAGAGATGATGATCGACATGGTCGTGATGGAGATCGTTATGGCAGAGATTATGAGGATCGTTATGGCAGGGATGGATACAGAGATGACGACTACAGGGGAAGAAGTCGAAGTGTTGATTACCAATATGACACAAGAAGCAGGAGCTCTGATAGAGATCGTTATGATGATGATGGACAACACTCATCTCG TGGAAGCAATGCTAAAGCTGAAGACCAATCTCTGGAAGCAAG GCTTGAGCGGAAACTTTCTGAGCAAAATATGGGTGCTCCTCCTAGCTATGAAGAAGCTGTCAGTGAATCTCGCAGCCCTGTACACAGTGAAAG AGATGTGGAAACTTCAGCAGCACCTGCTCCTAGAGACTCCTCTCCTCATGTAAATGATAATCCTAGTCAAACCTCTGCTCCTACGGGATCTTTTCCTGTAAACAATAATCCAACCGAAGCAACTACTGCTGCCAGTACTGCTGCATCTGGAGCTCAGGAAACTGAGGCGACTGATGATTTTTTTGACCCACGTGGTCCTGCATCAG CTGCCCCAGCCACCACTAGTAACGTTGAAATGGACTTGCTCGGCTCCCTCTCAGACTCGTCCTCTTCAAATGCATTATCTCTTGTACCAGCTGCATCAGCAACTGCAGCCCCTGATGCAAATGCTGGATCAACAGCTTCCTTTGCAGCACCACCATCTGGGTCCAATAATTTTGATCAG TCTTTTGAAGATCCATTTGGTGACTCGCCATTCAAGGCTTTTACTTCTACTGAAACTGCTCCATCTCAACCCCAGACATATCAGAGTATTGAGCCATCCCAATCAAATGGCCTTAATGCAGAAACAAACTCTAACTTTGGGTTTGGGGATTCATTTTCTGTTGTACCATACTCTGCACCTGTTTCCTCTGACGCTCAACCTTTCTCTACAAACTCTCAGTTTCCGTCTCAAGATATGTCATCTTCACAGCCAGAAACAGATATTCTTGCAGACATTCTTCCTCATGCACCATTATCTGAGATGCATTCACAGCAGAACATTCCAGTTCCTACAGATCAATTTTCTCAACAACCCTTTTCTGCTCCTAATGGCCAACCAGGACAAGTACAATCATCCTTTTCATCTCCCTCCAGTCAATATGCACAACCACCCTTTTCATCTCATGCTGGTCAACCTAGCTTGCATGCATTTTCATCTCCTACTGGCCAACATTTGCAGTCGCCTTTTGCTTCTCAAGGTGGCCAACCTGCACAATCAGGTGGTATGTATGGTGGATTGCACTCCCAGGGTGGATATCCAACCATGTCTCCTCAATCCCAAAATGGATATAATGGGCATATGAATAGTGGGAACTTTGGATCGACGGCAGCTTTTCCATCACACATGGCTCCCCAAGCTCCAACAGGACAGCTGCCACAGGGCACCAACTTCCCCCATCATGGAGGATCTACTGCTCACACTGCTCCGCATTTGTCTTCTTATTCTCCAACTCATCAAGCATCACAGTTTAACAGCCAGAGCTTTATTGGACAACAAGGGAATGCAGCCCCCTATAGCTCACCAATTACCAATCAACCATTTGCTTCTAATGCTTCACAATCCAATTCTTTAGTTTCTCAACCATCCAAGGACAAGTTTGAGACTAAATCAACAGTTTGGGCAGATACACTAAGCAGGGGATTGGTTAATTTGAATATATCTGGAC CTAAAACAAATCCATTAGCAGATATTGGGGTTGACTTTGAAGCCATTAATAGGAAGGAAAAGAGAATGGAGAAGCCCACTACCACAGCTGTAACATCAACTGTAACTATGGGTAAAGCTATGGGATCGGGTTCAGGTATGGGTCGGTCTGGTGCTGGTTCTCTAAGGCCTCCTCAAAACCCAATGATGGGTTCTGGCATGGGCAATGGTCCTGGTGTTGGTATGGGTATGGGAGGCTATGGAGGAGGCATGAATGCATCAATGGGTATGGGAATGGGGGGAATGGGTATGGGACAAGGATACCAGATGCAACCCCCAACTGGATTGCCTCCTGGCTCCAACATGCCAGGTAATTATAATAACTCCATGATGGGTTCAGGTAGTTATGGTCAGCAGCCATATGGTAGTTATGGTCAGCAACCATATGGCGGCTACCGATGA
- the LOC114423813 gene encoding solute carrier family 35 member F1-like produces the protein MMFDFARIWTRNTLIGLGLGQFLSLLITSTGFTSSELAKKGINAPTSQSFLNYVFLTLVYGTVLLYRRKALKAKWYYYIILGLVDVEANFLVVKAYQYTSLTSVMLLDCWSIPSVMLLTWLFLKTKYRFKKITGVVVCVAGLVLVVFSDVHSGDRAGGSNPRKGDLLVIAGATLYAISNVSEEFLVKSADRVELMAMLGLSGGIISAIQISILERNELKSIHWSAEAALPFVGFAVAMFMFYSLVPVLLKINGSTMLNLSLLTSDMWAVLIRIFAYHEKVDWMYFVSFGAVTIGLIIYSGGDRDDDQHPPNAAIDDHRPAVKQDEEANSGNHSKGAAAGSSKTWVA, from the exons ATGATGTTCGACTTTGCCAGGATTTGGACCCGAAACACGTTAATAGGTCTCGGCTTGGGTcagtttctttctcttctcatcaCTTCCACCGGCTTCACTTCCTCTGAATTGGCTAAAAAAG GAATTAATGCTCCAACTTCACAGTCGTTTCTGAATTATGTGTTCTTGACGCTTGTCTATGGAACTGTTCTCCTATATCGAAGGAAAGCACTCAAG GCAAAATGGTACTATTATATAATTCTCGGATTGGTTGATGTAGAAGCAAATTTTCTTG TTGTGAAGGCATACCAATACACCTCACTCACCAGTGTGATGCTGCTTGACTGCTGGTCAATTCCGTCCGTCATGCTTCTTACATGGCTTTtcttgaaaacaaaatatagattCAAAAAGATTACTGGTGTAGTTGTTTGCGTTGCTGGCCTTGTCTTGGTTGTGTTTTCTGATGTTCATTCAGGTGACCGTGCAG GTGGAAGCAATCCTCGTAAAGGGGACCTTCTTGTTATTGCCGGTGCTACCTTGTATGCAATCAGTAATGTCAGTGAG GAGTTTCTTGTGAAAAGTGCTGATAGAGTTGAGCTTATGGCAATGTTAGGTCTCTCTGGTGGCATTATCAGTGCCATTCAAAT AAGCATACTTGAGCGCAATGAACTTAAATCTATTCATTGGTCGGCTGAGGCA GCGCTTCCTTTTGTTGGATTTGCAGTGGCCATGTTTATGTTTTACTCTTTAGTCCCTGTTCTGCTTAAG ATCAATGGTTCTACAATGCTAAATTTGTCTCTGTTGACCTCAGACATGTGGGCTGTCTTAATTCGTATTTTTGCGTACCATGAGAAG GTTGATTGGATGTACTTTGTGTCATTTGGTGCCGTTACCATTGGGCTCATAATCTATTCAGG AGGGGACAGAGATGATGATCAACACCCTCCAAACGCTGCTATCGATGATCATCGCCCTGCAGTCAAACAAGATGAAGAAGCCAATTCAGGAAATCATAGCAAAGGAGCTGCGGCTGGAAGCTCAAAAACATGGGTAGCTTAG